A single genomic interval of Gallus gallus isolate bGalGal1 chromosome 10, bGalGal1.mat.broiler.GRCg7b, whole genome shotgun sequence harbors:
- the LYSMD2 gene encoding lysM and putative peptidoglycan-binding domain-containing protein 2 isoform 1 (isoform 1 is encoded by transcript variant 1) has translation MAESPREEPPGGPESEAELSQRLALIKARSYGSTASVAAPLAERYVEHRLSAGDTLQGIALKYGVTMEQIKRANKLFTNDCIFLRKTLNIPVISEKPLLFNGLNSLESPENETVDSSPSCEEGLVTAQEESSSSPSPQEPDNQPTAPEELSAKDFLQRLDLQIKLSKQAARKLKDDSVREEENEEGPYATSSYHQ, from the exons ATGGCCGAGTCGCCGCGCGAGGAGCCGCCCGGCGGGCCGGAGTCGGAGGCCGAGCTGTCGCAGCGGCTGGCGCTCATCAAGGCCCGCTCGTACGGCAGCACGGCGAGCGTGGCCGCGCCGCTGGCGGAGCGCTACGTGGAGCACCGGCTGAGCGCCGGGGACACGCTGCAGGGCATCGCCCTCAAGTACGGCGTCACG ATGGAACAAATAAAGAGGGCAAATAAACTGTTCACTAATGACTGTATATTTCTGAGGAAAACCCTGAATATTCCTGTTATATCTGAGAAACCATTACTGTTCAATGGACTTAATTCACTGGAGTCTCCCGAGAATGAAACAGTGGACAGCTCCCCTTCTTGTGAAGAAGGGCTAGTGACAGCTCAGGAAGAAAgtagttcttctcccagtcctcAAGAACCTGACAATCAGCCCACTGCACCGGAAGAACTGTCTGCCaaagattttcttcagagattGGACTTGCAGATTAAATTATCCAAACAAGCAGCCAGAAAACTAAAAGATGACAGTGTCAG AGAGGAGGAGAATGAGGAAGGTCCCTATGCAACTTCTTCATATCACCAGTAG
- the LYSMD2 gene encoding lysM and putative peptidoglycan-binding domain-containing protein 2 isoform2 (isoform2 is encoded by transcript variant 2), producing the protein MAESPREEPPGGPESEAELSQRLALIKARSYGSTASVAAPLAERYVEHRLSAGDTLQGIALKYGVTRGGE; encoded by the exons ATGGCCGAGTCGCCGCGCGAGGAGCCGCCCGGCGGGCCGGAGTCGGAGGCCGAGCTGTCGCAGCGGCTGGCGCTCATCAAGGCCCGCTCGTACGGCAGCACGGCGAGCGTGGCCGCGCCGCTGGCGGAGCGCTACGTGGAGCACCGGCTGAGCGCCGGGGACACGCTGCAGGGCATCGCCCTCAAGTACGGCGTCACG AGAGGAGGAGAATGA